In a single window of the Pseudomonas entomophila genome:
- a CDS encoding XdhC family protein: MQHLDLQVVQQAAQWSRDGLRVWLCTVLCTYGSAPRAPGSLLAVNDHGHWVGSLSGGCVEEDFLERVAAGEFVEAVAVVRYGDGSDSRSNIRLPCGGILDVLVENLPGDCATQAHLGELEAALRGRRRLLREVDLSTGQRQVCDDHSQGPRVEQGEGRVRLRVGAAQRLLLAGYSSVAQFCAEFGKGLGFEVVLCDPRDEVMDNVVLDGVEIRRELPSVFIANGGCHRDTAVVALTHDPKIDDLAMLEAVQTEAFYIGVMGSRATSAKRRERLRRIGGLDDTQMARIHAPIGLNLGSKTPAEIALAVLADILRTRSGIAREAL; encoded by the coding sequence GTGCAGCATCTTGACCTGCAGGTGGTGCAACAGGCGGCGCAGTGGTCGCGCGATGGCTTGCGCGTCTGGTTGTGCACGGTGCTTTGCACCTACGGCTCGGCGCCACGTGCGCCGGGCTCGCTGCTGGCGGTCAACGATCACGGGCACTGGGTCGGTTCGCTGTCCGGGGGCTGCGTCGAGGAGGACTTTCTCGAACGCGTTGCCGCCGGCGAGTTCGTCGAGGCGGTGGCTGTGGTGCGCTATGGCGACGGCAGCGACAGCCGCTCGAATATTCGCCTGCCCTGTGGCGGCATCCTCGACGTGCTGGTGGAGAACCTGCCCGGCGACTGTGCCACCCAGGCCCACCTCGGTGAACTGGAGGCGGCGCTGCGCGGGCGCCGTCGCCTGCTGCGCGAGGTCGACCTGAGCACCGGCCAACGCCAGGTGTGCGACGACCACAGCCAGGGGCCACGGGTGGAGCAGGGCGAGGGCCGGGTGCGTTTGCGCGTCGGCGCCGCCCAGCGCCTGTTGCTGGCGGGCTATTCCAGCGTCGCGCAGTTCTGCGCCGAGTTCGGCAAGGGCCTGGGGTTCGAGGTGGTGCTGTGCGACCCCCGGGACGAGGTGATGGACAACGTGGTGCTCGACGGGGTAGAAATCCGCCGTGAGCTGCCGTCGGTGTTCATCGCCAACGGTGGCTGCCACCGCGACACTGCGGTGGTGGCGCTCACCCACGACCCGAAGATCGATGACCTGGCCATGCTCGAAGCCGTACAGACCGAAGCTTTCTATATAGGCGTGATGGGCTCGCGCGCAACCTCCGCCAAGCGCCGCGAGCGCCTGCGCCGTATCGGCGGGCTGGACGACACGCAGATGGCACGCATCCACGCGCCCATTGGCCTCAACCTGGGCAGCAAGACCCCGGCCGAGATCGCCCTGGCAGTGCTCGCCGATATCCTGCGTACCCGCAGTGGCATTGCCCGCGAGGCATTGTGA
- a CDS encoding c-type cytochrome, which translates to MKHVLSGLAMAIGAVMAFSAQADDPAQVKRGEYLARAADCMACHTAEGGAPYAGGLPIHSPFGTIYGTNITPDKQYGIGNYSDDEFFAALTAGKRKDGANLYPAMPYTSYHLIPREDADAIHAYLKTVAPINRPAPETSLSFPFNVRLGLMGWNMLYGKSVRLEEGKGNSEAWKRGQYMVEVLGHCGECHTPRNPIGALQQDKRLTGGLLQGYLAPSLLAQDLADRGWNHADLATFLKHGMSAQGSMFNEMYPVVHHSTQHLQDSDLSAMATYLLGDQPPAAKVVQAVAHETLGESAKRGRQQYLNVCAGCHGGEGEGKPHIAVAMQGNTILRQADSRNLVKAIVDGIREQQFTGFERMQPMPGFADKLDDQQLTDMVNYLREAWGGLPGDLTTEQLAQLKAD; encoded by the coding sequence ATGAAGCACGTTCTGAGTGGCCTGGCGATGGCTATCGGCGCGGTAATGGCCTTCAGCGCCCAGGCCGATGACCCGGCACAGGTCAAGCGCGGCGAGTACCTCGCCCGCGCCGCCGACTGCATGGCCTGCCACACCGCCGAAGGCGGCGCGCCGTATGCCGGCGGCCTGCCGATCCATTCGCCGTTCGGCACCATCTACGGCACCAACATCACCCCGGACAAGCAGTACGGCATCGGCAACTACAGCGACGACGAGTTCTTCGCCGCCCTCACCGCAGGCAAGCGCAAGGACGGCGCCAACCTGTACCCGGCCATGCCCTACACCTCGTACCACCTGATCCCGCGCGAGGACGCCGACGCCATCCACGCCTACCTGAAGACCGTGGCGCCGATCAACCGCCCGGCGCCAGAGACCAGCCTGAGCTTCCCGTTCAACGTGCGCCTGGGCCTGATGGGCTGGAACATGCTGTACGGCAAGAGCGTGCGGCTGGAGGAGGGCAAGGGCAACAGCGAGGCCTGGAAGCGCGGCCAGTACATGGTCGAGGTGCTCGGCCATTGCGGCGAGTGCCACACCCCGCGCAACCCCATTGGTGCGCTGCAGCAAGACAAGCGCCTGACCGGTGGCCTGCTGCAGGGCTACCTGGCCCCGAGCCTGTTGGCCCAGGACCTGGCTGATCGCGGTTGGAACCACGCCGACCTGGCCACCTTCCTCAAGCACGGCATGAGTGCCCAGGGCAGCATGTTCAACGAGATGTACCCGGTGGTGCACCACAGCACCCAGCATCTGCAGGACAGCGACCTGTCGGCCATGGCCACCTACCTGCTGGGCGACCAGCCGCCGGCGGCCAAGGTGGTGCAGGCCGTCGCCCACGAAACCCTGGGCGAGAGCGCCAAGCGCGGCCGCCAGCAGTACCTCAACGTCTGCGCCGGCTGCCATGGCGGCGAAGGCGAGGGCAAGCCGCACATCGCCGTGGCCATGCAGGGCAACACCATCCTGCGCCAGGCCGACTCGCGCAACCTGGTCAAGGCGATCGTCGATGGCATCCGTGAACAGCAGTTCACCGGCTTCGAGCGCATGCAGCCGATGCCGGGCTTCGCCGACAAGCTCGACGACCAGCAACTGACCGACATGGTCAACTACCTGCGCGAAGCCTGGGGCGGCCTGCCGGGCGACTTGACCACTGAGCAGCTGGCCCAGCTGAAGGCGGACTGA
- a CDS encoding (2Fe-2S)-binding protein: MADRKLQLTLNGQPVVTEVVPDDLAMIDYLHEYQNLTGSRLGCGQGICHACVVIVDNPDGTSEEVRTCITGAHYFEGKKVRTIEGHAKLDEAGNPGELNPVQQKFVDRFAFQCSYCAPGFVNAATVLVEKAQRQPLKKSQLEDAIEASLGHHVCRCTGYVRYYEATREVLGDLGLVKEG; this comes from the coding sequence ATGGCTGACCGCAAGCTGCAACTGACCCTCAATGGTCAACCTGTCGTCACCGAAGTGGTCCCCGACGACCTGGCGATGATCGACTACCTGCACGAATACCAGAACCTCACCGGTTCGCGCCTGGGCTGCGGCCAGGGCATCTGCCACGCCTGCGTGGTGATCGTCGACAACCCCGACGGCACCAGCGAGGAGGTGCGCACCTGCATCACCGGCGCGCATTACTTCGAAGGCAAGAAAGTGCGCACCATCGAGGGCCACGCCAAGCTCGATGAGGCCGGCAACCCTGGCGAGCTGAACCCGGTCCAGCAGAAGTTCGTCGACCGTTTCGCCTTCCAGTGCAGCTATTGCGCACCCGGCTTCGTCAACGCCGCCACGGTGTTGGTGGAGAAGGCCCAGCGCCAACCGCTGAAAAAGAGCCAGCTGGAGGACGCCATCGAGGCCAGCCTTGGCCACCACGTGTGCCGCTGCACCGGCTATGTGCGTTACTACGAGGCCACCCGCGAAGTGCTGGGCGACCTCGGCCTGGTCAAGGAGGGTTGA
- a CDS encoding xanthine dehydrogenase family protein molybdopterin-binding subunit, whose translation MSNRDISRRSFLQGGLIAGVGVTLAPLGSQAFAALMENKVTTSPQKWMNHDGKARFRNDALSKVCGNKVFARDIRAKDMPGWPQQQGHAMLLKATKADRIYAGHDLSLLGADLQPDRIVTADDLKKDGIAWPEAHSPDPLLPPGQVPMFIGHPVAILIWNDFERFRKAKLKLQFNDKAIRYGAQAPLYQRDPYGSFRFVRVGGKTPFDEDEYSSLKNTMLFPTILARKPVWTAEPKQHGTLTEQGMFYAQRIDEQLKQPPEDWLLFDERYKTPSIEPAALEPDNGNGWYDPATGTLHFVVATQCPFEVAQECVHMIKPSRFALKHLNMHPGYTVGYGSKDNNIFVFYAAVAALYGAGVPIRLANDRYEQFQSGIKRHPFDIRYQLAVDKRDMSFKIFRADMTVDGGGRINYSPSVAAVGATAAQSIYYMPQNDLSVTAYHSRGVEAGSMRGYGTLQSMAATEMMVDEIADRLGVDAIDLRRKNALKSGMKNTQGAVPAGALRLHEILDKAAEHDWWKNRHARKQAEDKKDHDNWYGVGFAITQKDFGTGSEAPMAAVEFTADGRISLRHIGTELGTGMSTSQALVVSDFLGRVADEVKTAQTEWPELQLSTSGNPYLISQAEQDAALRNPRWVGKLASPSSATNSAFYFSHATREAARVLFNHGLWPAAMALWSQGPYGGQANPLVVRRENAVWVNGELTGNGLAPIPFATLAKKAHEMGLVTGVSVHGFNRWSWAEADFVIDGVRERLPLDAVAVKYGDGAVNAKKAQMNSNGFHLLDRQNATYPATQLNNAMVTYYSPVATLVEVKVNKGSGEVTVLNHHSWVECGRVLVPELVKGQLEGGIAMGIGHALLEEMPLYEGGPGEGDWNFNRYRLPMAKHVAVWKQTSEILPPLSPTDPSKGIAEVVMIPVVGAIGNAVAHAIGKRVRDLPITPARVKEALNG comes from the coding sequence ATGTCCAACCGTGATATTTCCCGGCGCTCGTTCCTGCAAGGCGGGCTGATCGCCGGTGTCGGCGTGACCCTGGCCCCGCTGGGCAGCCAGGCCTTCGCCGCCCTGATGGAAAACAAGGTCACCACCTCGCCACAGAAGTGGATGAACCACGACGGCAAGGCGCGTTTCCGTAACGACGCGCTGTCCAAAGTTTGCGGCAACAAAGTCTTCGCCCGCGACATCCGCGCCAAGGACATGCCCGGCTGGCCGCAGCAGCAAGGCCACGCCATGCTGCTCAAGGCCACCAAGGCCGACCGCATCTACGCAGGCCATGACCTGTCGCTGCTCGGCGCCGACCTGCAGCCCGACCGCATCGTCACCGCCGACGACCTGAAGAAGGACGGCATCGCCTGGCCTGAAGCCCATTCGCCAGACCCGCTACTGCCGCCCGGCCAGGTACCGATGTTCATCGGCCACCCGGTGGCGATCCTGATCTGGAACGACTTCGAACGCTTCCGCAAGGCCAAGCTCAAGCTGCAGTTCAACGACAAGGCGATCCGCTACGGCGCCCAGGCCCCGCTGTACCAGCGCGACCCCTACGGCAGCTTCCGTTTCGTGCGCGTGGGCGGCAAGACGCCGTTCGATGAGGACGAGTACTCGAGCCTCAAGAACACCATGCTGTTCCCCACCATCCTCGCCCGCAAACCGGTATGGACCGCCGAGCCCAAGCAGCACGGCACCCTCACCGAGCAGGGCATGTTCTACGCCCAGCGCATCGACGAGCAGCTCAAGCAGCCGCCCGAAGACTGGCTGCTGTTCGACGAACGCTACAAGACCCCGTCGATCGAGCCCGCCGCGCTGGAGCCGGACAACGGCAACGGCTGGTACGACCCGGCCACCGGCACCCTGCATTTCGTCGTGGCCACCCAGTGCCCGTTCGAAGTGGCGCAGGAATGCGTGCACATGATCAAGCCGTCGCGTTTCGCCCTGAAGCACTTGAACATGCACCCTGGCTACACCGTCGGCTACGGCTCCAAGGACAACAACATCTTCGTGTTCTACGCCGCCGTCGCCGCCCTGTACGGTGCCGGTGTGCCGATTCGCCTGGCCAACGACCGCTACGAGCAGTTCCAGAGCGGCATCAAGCGCCACCCGTTCGACATCCGCTACCAGCTGGCCGTCGACAAGCGGGACATGAGCTTCAAGATCTTCCGCGCCGACATGACCGTCGACGGCGGCGGGCGCATCAACTACAGCCCGTCGGTGGCCGCCGTGGGCGCCACTGCGGCGCAATCGATCTACTACATGCCGCAGAACGACCTGTCGGTGACCGCCTATCATTCCCGCGGCGTCGAGGCTGGTTCCATGCGCGGCTACGGCACCCTGCAGAGCATGGCCGCCACCGAGATGATGGTCGACGAGATCGCCGACCGCCTGGGCGTTGACGCCATCGACCTGCGCCGCAAGAACGCGCTCAAGTCGGGCATGAAGAACACCCAGGGCGCGGTGCCTGCCGGTGCCCTGCGCCTGCATGAAATCCTCGACAAGGCCGCCGAGCATGACTGGTGGAAAAACCGCCATGCGCGCAAGCAGGCCGAGGACAAGAAGGACCACGACAACTGGTATGGGGTTGGTTTCGCCATCACCCAGAAAGATTTCGGCACCGGCTCCGAGGCGCCGATGGCGGCCGTCGAGTTCACCGCTGATGGGCGCATTAGCCTGCGCCATATCGGCACTGAACTGGGCACTGGCATGTCGACCTCGCAAGCCCTGGTGGTCAGCGATTTCCTCGGCCGTGTCGCCGACGAAGTGAAGACCGCCCAGACCGAGTGGCCGGAGCTGCAACTGAGCACCAGCGGCAACCCGTACCTGATCAGCCAGGCCGAACAGGACGCCGCGCTGCGCAACCCGCGCTGGGTCGGCAAACTGGCTTCGCCGTCGTCGGCGACCAACTCGGCGTTCTACTTCAGCCACGCCACCCGCGAAGCCGCCCGCGTGCTGTTCAACCACGGTTTGTGGCCGGCGGCCATGGCGCTGTGGAGCCAAGGCCCGTATGGCGGCCAGGCCAACCCGCTGGTGGTGCGCCGCGAGAACGCGGTGTGGGTCAACGGTGAGCTGACCGGCAACGGTTTGGCGCCCATTCCATTCGCCACGCTGGCCAAGAAAGCCCATGAGATGGGCCTGGTCACCGGTGTCAGCGTGCACGGTTTCAACCGCTGGAGCTGGGCCGAGGCCGACTTCGTCATCGACGGCGTGCGCGAACGCCTGCCGCTCGACGCCGTGGCGGTGAAGTACGGCGACGGCGCGGTAAACGCCAAGAAAGCGCAGATGAACAGCAACGGCTTCCACCTGCTGGACCGGCAGAACGCCACGTACCCGGCCACCCAACTGAACAACGCCATGGTCACCTACTACAGCCCGGTGGCGACCCTCGTCGAGGTCAAGGTGAACAAGGGCAGCGGCGAAGTGACGGTACTCAACCACCACAGCTGGGTCGAGTGCGGCCGGGTGCTGGTGCCGGAGCTGGTCAAGGGCCAGCTCGAAGGCGGTATCGCCATGGGCATCGGCCACGCACTCCTGGAAGAAATGCCGCTGTACGAGGGCGGCCCGGGCGAGGGCGACTGGAACTTCAACCGCTACCGCCTGCCAATGGCCAAACATGTGGCGGTGTGGAAACAGACCTCGGAGATCCTGCCGCCGCTGTCACCCACCGACCCCTCCAAAGGCATCGCCGAAGTGGTGATGATCCCGGTGGTTGGCGCCATCGGCAACGCCGTGGCCCACGCCATCGGCAAGCGCGTGCGCGACCTGCCCATCACCCCCGCCCGAGTCAAGGAGGCCCTCAATGGCTGA